Proteins encoded together in one Nostoc sp. PCC 7524 window:
- a CDS encoding IS1634 family transposase — protein sequence MEIQNIDHLGIVAGIIDRIGLVEIINELIGVEKGEKISSGHVVKAMILNGLGFVSKPLYMFPKYFETIACEHLMGVGVKPEYLNDDKLGRVMDKLFIKGLDTIFSIIALKAAQKFGVSLSSSHLDSSSMHVHGQYNTRLPEVIFENQQIGNTQESEELVVKSPKEITITYGYSRDHRPDLKQFIIELICSGDGDIPIFLKLASGNQADSSCFGQIAVEYQKQLEVDSLIVADSALYTESNLKLMSDLRWLCRVPLTIKAAQSLISTLAASEFIDSNLPGYKFAAKIVSYAGIEQRWLVVQSQERKASDLRKLSQKITKAESKAVLELKELSKDKFACEVDAVKALTKLSKQFKYHQIQSSQVTEIKFKNQDNQVETAYQISATVSQDESKINTEVLGAGRFIIATNVLDLNELSNDSMLNEYKAQQSCERGFAFLKDPLFFADSIFLKSPERIESLAMIMGLCLLVYTLAQRQIRTTLRKSQSTIKNQLGKSTDRPTLRWIFQCFQSIHLVKFKNEKHISNWNPERDFILNLLPDDCLIYYQLAS from the coding sequence ATGGAAATTCAGAACATAGACCATCTAGGGATAGTAGCAGGAATAATAGATAGGATAGGATTAGTAGAAATAATCAATGAATTAATAGGAGTTGAAAAAGGAGAAAAAATCAGTTCAGGTCATGTTGTCAAAGCCATGATATTGAATGGGTTAGGATTTGTATCCAAACCTTTATATATGTTTCCCAAATATTTTGAAACAATAGCCTGTGAGCATTTAATGGGAGTAGGAGTAAAACCAGAATATCTCAACGACGATAAGCTGGGAAGAGTCATGGATAAACTATTTATCAAAGGACTGGATACAATATTTTCTATCATTGCCTTAAAAGCTGCCCAAAAATTTGGTGTATCTCTGTCATCATCACATTTAGATTCGTCATCAATGCACGTACATGGGCAGTACAACACCAGATTACCAGAAGTAATATTTGAGAATCAACAAATAGGAAATACCCAAGAATCAGAAGAATTAGTAGTAAAATCACCAAAAGAGATTACCATCACCTATGGCTATTCCCGTGACCATAGACCAGACTTAAAACAATTTATCATAGAACTAATATGTTCGGGAGATGGAGATATACCAATATTTTTAAAATTAGCATCTGGAAATCAAGCTGACTCATCCTGCTTTGGTCAAATAGCAGTAGAGTATCAAAAACAATTAGAAGTTGATAGTCTCATAGTTGCAGACTCGGCTTTATACACAGAATCAAATCTGAAATTAATGTCGGATTTACGTTGGTTATGTCGAGTGCCATTAACCATTAAAGCAGCACAATCATTAATATCAACATTAGCAGCATCAGAATTTATTGATAGTAACTTACCAGGATATAAATTTGCTGCAAAAATTGTAAGTTATGCAGGAATAGAGCAAAGATGGTTGGTAGTGCAAAGTCAAGAGCGAAAAGCATCAGACCTGCGTAAACTTTCACAAAAAATTACGAAAGCTGAATCGAAAGCTGTTCTTGAGTTAAAAGAATTATCAAAAGATAAATTTGCTTGTGAGGTTGATGCTGTCAAGGCATTAACCAAACTATCAAAACAATTTAAATACCATCAAATTCAGTCGAGCCAAGTTACTGAAATCAAGTTCAAAAATCAAGATAATCAAGTAGAAACAGCATACCAAATATCAGCGACAGTTTCCCAGGACGAAAGTAAAATTAACACAGAAGTTCTGGGTGCAGGACGTTTCATTATTGCCACTAATGTTTTAGATTTAAATGAACTTAGCAATGACTCGATGTTGAATGAATATAAAGCCCAGCAGTCTTGTGAAAGAGGATTTGCTTTCCTGAAAGACCCATTATTTTTTGCCGACAGTATTTTCCTCAAAAGTCCAGAGAGAATAGAGTCATTGGCAATGATTATGGGTTTATGTCTGCTAGTTTATACCTTGGCTCAACGTCAAATCAGGACTACACTCAGAAAATCTCAATCAACAATTAAGAATCAGTTAGGTAAATCGACTGACCGCCCCACTTTACGCTGGATTTTTCAATGCTTTCAGTCTATTCATTTAGTTAAATTTAAGAATGAAAAACACATCTCTAATTGGAATCCCGAAAGAGACTTTATCTTAAATCTTTTACCTGATGATTGTTTAATTTATTATCAATTAGCCAGCTAA